The sequence below is a genomic window from Uranotaenia lowii strain MFRU-FL chromosome 2, ASM2978415v1, whole genome shotgun sequence.
TTAActaagttgttttgaatttataaacACGATGGTACCTTCGTCTCATGCAGTAAACGTTGAGTAAATAGTAAAATGCGATATCAAAAAGTTAGATCAACACGCACTGTCCCCGGCTTTTACCAGTCATCGAATGATTTCATCGTCGGGGAGCACCAACAACGTTGCCATCGCGCACTTTTCTCCACGGGATCCTGGACtctgcacagcaaaaaaagtgttgcgatattacatcaaaaacgtgcacataacttgagttgcAAAAGGTATCTAATATTACATTGTTTTGATGTGACTACGAAATTACATCTGAACGATGTAAaacaaattacatcaaaagtatGTATCGCAGTAAACAAATTCGAGCACGATTATAGTATAGAGCTTCCAATGTACCTGgatgtttgaatattttctaaatttctcaTAAACATGATTGTTTCCGTTTTTTACTTGAAGTCTCATTCAAGACCCAGACTTTAAATATGGATTAAATATGGATAAGAATCAGGAAATTGAATGAGAATTAAACTGAGCAATTATAATCAAACTGTTGGcagataatttatttgaaaatatcatcaTTCTGTTACATAATATTCTTATCCTAAGTGAGAACTGCCGTTTGTGAGTCGTCCGGATAGGAAGTTCTCTCTGACTAATTCTTTAAGAAGACAGGTTCCCGTTCCAAACATATCCAGCAGCACCGATTTAGCTGAAACTATAGAAATCCTGTCGAAACATTGCACTTGACCACTTCTGACCACTTCtgataacataatttttcatgaaacgaCAGCTGTTCAAACTGTTTTTCATAGCTGACAATTATTCAACGGAAATGGAGGCATCGTATCAGTAAGATTTGAAGTTCGAGGTTCCGTATCCTTAGGAAGAAACAGCCAGCGTGTGTTTTCAATCCGTAACAGTTccttcctaaaaaaaaattggaaatgagCTCATTGAGGATAATCAGATCGGAAAAAATACTCATCTTTTCATCCGGGTGGTTTCAaatctttctaaatttttcattctcgACGGTGTCCTTGGGCGAAATGACCCTGcagagaaaaatagaaaatgaaacCTTACTGAATggttttgctaaatttttttgagaagaTCGATCATACTCACTAGAAAAACAAATCTTCCTGAGCCTTGCAAACCTCCACCAACTTTTTGATACGTATAGCAAATCAAATGTCAATTTGgataaacattgactacttgatgtgaTGCTACATTGctggttgtgatattacacaaAAAGACCTGCTCGCATGGTGTACATAGAAAAGATGTAATATTAAAACGATTATCCAAAAAAATACATAGGTATGCTTACATCTTCATAAATTACATCGGCcagcgttacatttttttttgctgtgtgatGATTATGACTCTAAACAGAGAGAatgatatagaaaaaaatactatCTTTCACACCATATAGGCTGGCTATGACGGTAAACAGCAAAGCAGAAAGAATTTCACTCTTTCTCCGTTAGATAACGAAGATTGCTAGCTGCTAGGTTCTCTCGTTTTTCGCTTGATGTAACGCGCTGGTCGCATAATTGTATGCTTGAAGCATATACGTAACGCAAATCAAGTAAGAATCAGAGGAAAATTGCGCGCGTACATTTGTCTCGCACATGTTCAACATTCTGATGCACTGAAGGAACTATGTTAacaatttcgttattttattttatgaactcAGGAAGTTTTAGGCATTATTTAAACAAACAATATTTGTacattcaataaaataatttagttcaaatttaatttccagATGTGATAAATACCATTAAATTTATGGCTCATTTAAAATGCCCTCCAACTCCTCACAGACTTCCCATACAACAAATTCTATAAGCTCGTGCAATAAATGAGCATACTCCTGCTCCTGTTTGGGAAAGAGCAAAATACTACGAGCTGCATCCTCAACGATCGCATTCAGAGTTCGCTTTGGCTTAGGCATTTTCCTGCGCACAATCTCCAAACTTTGCACATCGATCGCTGCCATTGCCCGAATCAGGGCGTTTCTCTGAACAAACGTTCGAAACTTGCAAATGTTCAGCTCCAGGTAACGTTTTTGAGATGTAGTCAAGTGAATCAGTGGATGATCTTCGTCTGCAATACTTTTCTCGACCCTTGCTATCAAGGAGGATGGGATCACCAGCAGTTCATCGGAATCAAAttcgtcatcatcgtcgtctTCTTCCGAAAGGAGTATATGTTCTGCTAGCGATGAGACAGAAGCCACTGGAGTTGGTGGACGATAACGGGATTGCTTGAGATTTTTCCTTTCGGTATCGATCTTTTCTACTATCTCAACCTCTCCAATCGATACCCGGTTGAAACTACCCGACTGGAGCGTCACAGCGCGCTTTACAGACCAGGGACCACAAAGAGCGGAATTTGTCGGTGGTTTTTCTTCTATGCGATCCCGCATTTTGGTTGCAATCTAAAACGGAAGacttagatttaaaaataaaacgtgaACTCAAACGTAAAACTATACCTGCTCTATTTTCAAACATCCCTGCTTGATGATTTCTTCTTTCACAACCAAAATTACCCGGACTAAAGCATCGTGGGTGTATCGTATCGTAAGGTGATCGACCGGCAATTCTTCACACGGTTTCTTGGCAAAGTCATTGATCAACTGTTTAGCCGTATCGATGATAGCCGTACTGCTGGTTGGTTTGCCCAGGGTCATGTGGATATTGTACGCCACATTGACAGCCGTTTCAATCGAAGCCCTCGACACCTTGGCCATGTCCGGCTGACGAACGGCGATCGAATTCCAAGCTTTCAGTATGGCTTTGGCTATCACGTCCTTGGAGCGTTTCTCATACTTCTTGGTAAGATTTTGAGTTTTGCGATGCGTCAACTGCCGTTCAATGCGATCCTGTCTCCGTTTAGATTGCACCATTCTACGTTCCACATTTTTGTGCATTTGCtgcattaaatttttgagcagCGTTTTGCGCTCGGCATCAGCCTCTTGAGCGGAGAGGTAGAAAAGTTTGTGGCGTTCCTTtttcttaaatgaaaaaaaatcagctttgaTATAGCACTGGacaaaatcctaaaaaataGTGTTGATTCATTTAAATCAAAGTGCCAAGTTAACATTTAAGAATCGTTTCTCAATTTTTGAAGCTCACACTATTTTTCTAAATGCAACAACGTGTATTGCagaaaacgagatatctcgttatAGATCCTCAATGAGTTAAATGTTTCTAGAGAaggattgtaaaaaatgttgttGTCCTCTAAACATCACAATAAAAACTTAGATTACCAAAAGTTTCTTCGATTCTTGAATTCTCTTCTTGAGAATAGACAACCGGCGCATTCGAAACTCGTGTTGCTCCCTTAGCCTTCTCTTCAAGCGCAGGTAATAACTGATAAAATAtacaagtttgaataaaaatcctACTGCCATGTAccatatttttaaatagaattaCGATTTCCGGGACGCCTTCAACAGCCGATAGTTGTACTTTACCCTAGCGTACTGGGAACGATTTTCGGCCATCGTTTCCTCATA
It includes:
- the LOC129748607 gene encoding uncharacterized protein LOC129748607 — its product is MSASLLLRRPTAYSKLLESIPKPEGALPKHGGIPQWKHLSLDQKLPANACPIHPPQFFRGHLGEFLWTKPDDYGFDLTDPLEHDVSFRYVEMSDPNLEIIFRDEKLKNILRERKFINERDEIICSLRQFNRLRYYLWKLHKHEIKKAYREMDETWKLNFSRKKLAEHMDKFYDFEGKLQRKRCKVYQMRLAKRQRALQIKEAYEEQMARYFANKSRKYEETMAENRSQYARVKYNYRLLKASRKSYYLRLKRRLREQHEFRMRRLSILKKRIQESKKLLKKERHKLFYLSAQEADAERKTLLKNLMQQMHKNVERRMVQSKRRQDRIERQLTHRKTQNLTKKYEKRSKDVIAKAILKAWNSIAVRQPDMAKVSRASIETAVNVAYNIHMTLGKPTSSTAIIDTAKQLINDFAKKPCEELPVDHLTIRYTHDALVRVILVVKEEIIKQGCLKIEQIATKMRDRIEEKPPTNSALCGPWSVKRAVTLQSGSFNRVSIGEVEIVEKIDTERKNLKQSRYRPPTPVASVSSLAEHILLSEEDDDDDEFDSDELLVIPSSLIARVEKSIADEDHPLIHLTTSQKRYLELNICKFRTFVQRNALIRAMAAIDVQSLEIVRRKMPKPKRTLNAIVEDAARSILLFPKQEQEYAHLLHELIEFVVWEVCEELEGILNEP